Proteins encoded in a region of the Anopheles ziemanni chromosome 2, idAnoZiCoDA_A2_x.2, whole genome shotgun sequence genome:
- the LOC131281015 gene encoding cytochrome P450 6a8-like: protein MLLEIAGIILAIVVSCYAWLKRRYRFWKDRNVEYIVPEFPFGNFKTLGKVEHIAPITQRHYEHFKRLNVPYGGVFMLTSPLLYIFDTKLIKTLLVKDFQYFPNRGVYFNERDDPLSAHMFAIEGQKWRTLRAKLSPTFTSGRIKTTFPLVTEVCRRFCDHLLEEVQRSNEVEVHDLLSRFTIDVIGACAFGIECNSFREPDNEFRRYGKIAFDKLRHSPLVVYLMKAFRAHANALGMKQLHDDVSSFFLNVVKDTIEYREREKIVRNDFMDLLVKLKNTGRLEDGGEEIGRLTFEEIAAQAFIFFTAGYDTSSTAMSYTLYELALNQAAQEKARQCVKDTLQKYGGQVTYEATHDMPYLEQCISETLRKHPPVAILERNADKDYRLPDSGLLLRRGQKIMVPIYAMHRDPEHFPEPDEYRPERFDPEEVAKRDSHCYLPFGEGPRICIGMRFGSIQAKVGLANLLNRFRFSVCDRTQIPVQYSRTNFILGPAKGVWLRAEIL from the exons ATGTTACTCGAGATAGCAGGAATTATACTAGCCATCGTGGTGTCGTGTTACGCCTGGCTCAAACGGCGCTACCGGTTTTGGAAGGATCGAAACGTGGAGTATATTGTGCCCGAGTTTCCGTTTGGCAATTTTAAGACACTCGGTAAGGTGGAACACATCGCACCGATTACGCAGCGGCACTATGAACACTTCAAGCGCCTGAACGTCCCCTACGGAGGTGTGTTTATGTTGACCTCCCCGCTGCTGTACATCTTCGATACGAAGCTCATCAAGACGCTGCTGGTGAAAGACTTCCAGTACTTCCCAAACCGTGGTGTCTACTTCAACGAGCGTGATGATCCACTCTCCGCGCACATGTTCGCGATCGAGGGTCAAAAGTGGCGTACGCTTCGTGCCAAGCTCTCCCCGACTTTCACCTCCGGTCGCATCAAGACGACATTCCCGCTGGTGACCGAAGTGTGTCGTCGATTCTGTGATCACCTGCTGGAGGAGGTGCAGCGGTCGAACGAGGTGGAAGTGCACGATCTCCTATCGCGCTTCACGATCGACGTGATCGGCGCGTGTGCCTTCGGCATCGAGTGTAACAGCTTCCGGGAGCCGGACAACGAGTTTCGCCGGTACGGAAAGATCGCGTTCGATAAGCTACGCCATTCGCCGCTGGTGGTGTACCTGATGAAGGCGTTCCGGGCGCACGCGAACGCACTCGGCATGAAGCAGCTGCACGATGATGTGTCGAGCTTCTTCCTGAACGTCGTCAAGGACACGATCGAGTACCGGGAGCGGGAGAAGATCGTGCGAAACGATTTTATGGATCTGTTGGTGAAGCTTAAGAACACTGGGCGGTTGGAGGACGGCGGGGAAGAGATCGGTCGGTTGACCTTCGAAGAAATTGCCGCCCAGGCGTTCATATTCTTTACCGCCGGCTACGACACCTCTTCAACCGCCATGTCGTACACGCTGTATGAGTTGGCGTTGAACCAGGCGGCGCAAGAAAAGGCTCGACAGTGTGTCAAGGACACGCTGCAGAAGTACGGTGGGCAGGTTACGTACGAGGCCACTCACGATATGCCCTACCtggagcagtgtatcagtg AAACACTCCGCAAACATCCACCGGTAGCGATTTTGGAGAGAAATGCGGATAAGGACTATCGCCTACCGGACAGTGGGTTGCTGCTACGCCGTGGTCAGAAGATTATGGTCCCGATCTACGCGATGCACCGCGATCCGGAACACTTCCCCGAACCGGACGAGTATCGGCCGGAACGGTTCGATCCGGAAGAGGTGGCTAAGCGCGACTCTCATTGCTACCTGCCGTTCGGCGAGGGTCCACGCATATGTATCGGCATGCGGTTCGGTTCAATACAGGCGAAGGTGGGCCTGGCTAATCTGCTGAATCGCTTCCGGTTCAGCGTTTGTGATCGAACGCAGATACCGGTGCAGTACTCGCGGACGAACTTCATTCTCGGCCCGgccaaaggtgtttggctTCGTGCGGAGATTCTCTAG
- the LOC131283122 gene encoding cytochrome P450 6A1-like, which yields MWFFLLVLVLFLGLVWIYQHFQRRYQFWAKLNVPFMEPSFPVGNVGETLKPTIHFAHIIDGLYRKLKHHGDYVGIYFFRDPVLLVLSPEFARTILVKDFNYFVDRGVYSNEEVDPLSANLFFMEGNRWRNLRAKLTPTFTSGKLKSMFHTIVAVGTRLDQYLEERCVEPTRIDIKELLARFMTDVIGSCAFGIECNSLHDPSSNFRQMGKRMINLPKLKALKVFFAMMFRRQARSLGVRFNDKDVSDFFFSVVRDTIRYREEHGVRRDDFMQLLIDMMKKEDVDGTEGLTFEEIAAQAFVFFFAGFETSATTMTCALHLLANHPEAQQKARKCVRDVLARHDGHLTYDSIMEMEYIEWIINETLRIYPPVATLHRRTTQAYRLPNGAVLPEEIGVIIPNLAFQLDPVHFSNLFDFIPERFSSRNGLKNNFSYLPFGEGPRICIGMRFGLLQTRLGLAMLLRSYSFGVEESEANRTLRIDPINLIHGPAGEVWLNIERITSE from the exons ATgtggttctttcttttagtGCTTGTGCTCTTCCTTGGCCTCGTATGGATCTATCAACACTTTCAGCGGCGGTATCAATTTTGGGCGAAATTGAATGTTCCCTTCATGGAACCGTCGTTCCCGGTCGGAAACGTTGGAGAAACGTTAAAGCCGACCATTCACTTTGCGCACATCATCGACGGCCTGTACCGGAAGCTGAAGCACCACGGTGATTACGTGGGAATCTACTTTTTCCGCGATCCCGTGCTGCTGGTGCTTTCGCCCGAATTTGCTCGTACGATCCTGGTGAAGGATTTCAACTACTTTGTGGACCGCGGTGTGTACAGCAATGAGGAAGTTGACCCCCTGTCGGCCAACCTGTTCTTTATGGAAGGAAACCGATGGCGTAATCTGCGAGCCAAGCTGACACCGACCTTTACCTCCGGGAAGCTGAAATCTATGTTCCACACAATCGTGGCCGTCGGGACGCGGTTGGATCAGTACTTGGAGGAACGATGCGTTGAACCTACGCGAATCGACATCAAGGAACTTCTGGCCCGCTTCATGACGGACGTGATCGGTTCGTGTGCGTTCGGTATCGAGTGCAACAGCCTACACGATCCATCGTCCAACTTCCGGCAAATGGGAAAGCGGATGATAAACCTGCCCAAGCTGAAAGCTCTGAAAGTGTTTTTCGCCATGATGTTCCGCCGCCAGGCAAGGTCCCTTGGGGTGCGGTTCAACGACAAGGATGTATCGGATTTCTTCTTCTCCGTCGTGCGGGACACGATCCGCTACCGGGAGGAACACGGTGTCCGGAGGGACGACTTCATGCAGTTGCTGATCGACATGATGAAAAAGGAAGATGTGGACGGTACCGAAGGGTTGACATTCGAAGAGATTGCCGCACAagcttttgtgtttttcttcgccgGATTTGAAACCTCCGCAACGACGATGACCTGTGCGCTGCACCTGTTGGCCAATCATCCCGAGGCACAGCAGAAAGCGAGAAAGTGTGTTCGGGATGTGCTTGCCCGGCATGATGGTCATTTGACGTACGACTCCATCATGGAGATGGAGTACATTGAGTGGATCATAAATG aAACCCTTCGTATATACCCACCGGTAGCTACCCTGCACCGCAGGACCACTCAAGCGTACCGGCTTCCGAATGGGGCTGTCCTACCCGAGGAAATCGGTGTGATCATCCCAAACCTCGCATTCCAACTCGATCCGGTGCATTTCTCCAATCTCTTCGATTTCATACCGGAACGGTTTTCTTCTCGAAACGGCTTAAAGAACAATTTTAGCTATCTACCATTCGGTGAAGGGCCACGGATTTGCATCGGGATGCGTTTTGGATTGTTGCAAACACGTCTCGGGTTGGCGATGCTTCTGAGAAGTTATAGCTTCGGGGTGGAAGAGTCTGAAGCCAACCGAACGCTACGTATCGATCCGATTAATTTAATTCACGGCCCAGCGGGCGAAGTCTGGTTGAACATCGAACGCATCACTTCCGAGTGA
- the LOC131293446 gene encoding cytochrome P450 6A1-like, which translates to MVSATSLLVALIVPFLTVCILFVRKRYTFWTRQGIPSVETRFPLGHIQHSSHLMVDLYRQLKGRHPFGGIFRFTEPVALVTDPKMVRNVIVRDFRYFYDRGGYANAAHDLLSGSLLNGEGKQWATIRQATVGLFSTVKLKAMYPAMVQMVDRFRMVLNAKLTQESEVKIDLKEWLSRLTVDIVSCVLLGIEANSLNDQEGGLYGLIGRQTFLVPKLWELFLMTSFRPLAKAIGLRIYPRELGELFHRMTQDMIEYRKKHLDVQRNDLVDRLFNLTKTDEGGRRLTEHGIAANVYGFLAAGYETTSTTVSYCLLELAKQPDLQERARKCAMDTWDKYGELTYESLFDMPYIDQCLNETLRKYPPGINIIRVVTEDYAVTGTHFVLRKGTHVIVPVYAIHHDEEYYPDPERFDPERFTPEACGARKPYTFLPYADGPKMCVAHRMGKMQVRLLLAMLLCRYRFEWCPETQIALSNAHTVIRMRDGLLVKVLRL; encoded by the exons ATGGTGTCAGCAACATCGCTACTCGTAGCACTGATAGTGCCATTCCTTACGGTTTGCATACTCTTCGTTCGAAAACGCTACACATTCTGGACCCGTCAAGGCATTCCCTCGGTTGAAACACGTTTCCCTCTGGGGCACATCCAGCACTCTTCCCATCTGATGGTCGATCTTTACCGCCAACTCAAGGGAAGGCATCCGTTTGGAGGAATATTCCGGTTCACAGAACCGGTTGCACTCGTTACGGATCCGAAAATGGTGAGGAATGTGATCGTGCGTGATTTTCGATATTTCTACGATCGCGGAGGATATGCCAACGCCGCACATGATCTGCTTTCCGGCAGCTTGCTGAACGGAGAGGGCAAACAGTGGGCAACGATACGGCAGGCAAcggttggtttattttccaccgtcaAACTGAAAGCAATGTATCCCGCAATGGTGCAGATGGTTGATCGTTTCCGGATGGTGTTGAACGCGAAGCTGACACAGGAGAGTGAGGTCAAAATTGACCTAAAGGAATGGCTATCCCGCTTGACGGTGGATATCGTTAGCTGCGTGTTGCTCGGCATCGAAGCAAACAGTCTCAACGACCAAGAAGGAGGTCTTTATGGGCTGATCGGTAGACAAACGTTCCTTGTGCCGAAGCTTTGGGAGTTGTTTCTGATGACTTCGTTCCGTCCGCTAGCGAAAGCGATCGGTTTGCGAATTTATCCCCGCGAGCTCGGTGAATTGTTTCACCGGATGACACAAGATATGATCGAATACCGGAAGAAGCATTTGGATGTGCAGCGAAATGATCTCGTCGATCGGTTATTCAACCTGACGAAGACGGATGAAGGTGGCCGAAGGTTGACGGAGCATGGAATCGCTGCTAATGTGTACGGATTCTTGGCGGCTGGCTATGAAACAACGTCCACCACCGTTTCGTACTGTCTGCTCGAGCTAGCGAAGCAACCGGACTTACAAGAACGTGCCCGGAAGTGCGCCATGGATACATGGGATAAGTATGGTGAGCTGACGTATGAGTCGTTGTTCGATATGCCGTACATTGATCAGTGCTTGAATG AAACCCTGCGAAAGTATCCGCCCGGGATCAACATAATCCGAGTGGTTACCGAGGACTACGCCGTGACCGGCACGCACTTCGTACTACGGAAAGGGACACACGTTATCGTTCCTGTCTACGCCATCCATCACGACGAGGAGTACTACCCGGACCCGGAACGTTTCGATCCGGAACGGTTCACGCCGGAAGCGTGTGGTGCACGAAAACCGTACACATTTCTGCCGTACGCCGACGGCCCAAAGATGTGTGTTGCCCATCGCATGGGCAAGATGCAGGTGAGGCTCCTGTTAGCGATGTTGCTGTGCAGATATCGGTTTGAATGGTGCCCCGAGACACAGATAGCACTATCGAATGCGCATACCGTTATCAGGATGAGAGATGGATTGCTGGTGAAGGTGTTGCGATTATGA
- the LOC131281014 gene encoding cytochrome P450 6A1-like has product MWIYLLLGVITAAVWFVRRKYSFWADRGVPYVKPRFPFGNIQGIGRRMHSSQLMTKFYNELKPSGKPYGGIYFFTNPVALALELEFVKNVLLQQRDFAYFHDRGVYYNEKDDPISGHLFNIEGTKWTNLRKKLIPTFSSGKMKMMCPTIVSVGERFRECLGKCLENGDGEVEMKELLARFTTDVIGTCAFGIDCNSLNDPNAEFLRMGRRVFEVPRGRILKFFFMATFKDFSRRIHIKGTSDEVSEFFFKVVQETIEYREKNNIQRNDFMNLLMQLKNGGQLDESGETVGTLSLNEVVAQAFVFFLGGFETSSTTMSYCLYELSLNEEIQQRARECVQNAVRKHGGLTYDALMDMPYIDQCINESLRKYPPGANLIRQVSHDYRVPGTDVTFPKGMNVMIPVYAIHHDPDNYPDPERYDPDRFSPETTETRKPYTFLPFGEGPRICIAARFGMLEARIGLSVLLMNFSFARCSKTNVPLVISSRHAVLTPEGGLWLKVEKLKM; this is encoded by the exons ATGTGGATCTATCTACTGTTGGGCGTCATAACGGCGGCGGTTTGGTTCGTGCGCCGGAAGTATTCGTTCTGGGCGGACCGGGGAGTGCCTTACGTAAAGCCTCGGTTTCCCTTCGGAAACATTCAGGGCATCGGCCGTCGGATGCACTCCTCGCAGCTGATGACAAAGTTCTACAACGAGCTGAAACCATCCGGAAAGCCGTACGGTGGTATCTACTTCTTTACCAATCCGGTCGCCCTAGCGCTTGAGCTGGAGTTCGTGAAGAATGTGCTG TTGCAACAACGGGACTTTGCGTACTTCCACGACCGTGGCGTGTATTACAATGAAAAGGATGATCCGATATCGGGCCATCTGTTCAACATCGAGGGCACAAAGTGGACCAACCTACGCAAGAAGCTCATTCCGACGTTCTCCTCGGGAAAGATGAAAATGATGTGCCCCACGATCGTGTCCGTTGGTGAACGGTTCCGCGAATGCCTCGGCAAGTGTCTCGAGAACGGCGACGGCGAGGTGGAGATGAAGGAATTGCTGGCTCGTTTCACCACCGACGTAATTGGGACGTGCGCGTTCGGTATCGACTGCAACAGCCTGAACGATCCCAACGCCGAGTTCCTGCGGATGGGTCGGAGGGTGTTCGAGGTGCCAAGGGGTCGCATCCTGAAGTTCTTCTTTATGGCCACGTTCAAAGACTTTTCGCGTCGGATCCACATCAAGGGAACGAGCGACGAAGTGTCGGAGTTCTTCTTCAAGGTCGTACAGGAGACGATCGAGTATAGGGAGAAGAATAATATCCAGCGGAACGATTTTATGAATCTGCTGATGCAGCTGAAAAACGGTGGGCAGCTGGACGAGTCCGGGGAGACGGTAGGGACACTCAGCTTGAACGAGGTCGTGGCGCAAGCGTTCGTGTTTTTCCTCGGAGGCTTCGAGACGTCCTCGACTACGATGTCCTACTGTTTGTATGAGCTTTCGTTGAACGAGGAGATTCAGCAGCGCGCCCGAGAGTGTGTCCAGAATGCGGTCCGCAAGCACGGTGGCCTAACGTACGATGCGCTGATGGATATGCCATACATCGATCAGTGTATCAATG AATCTCTTCGAAAATACCCACCGGGAGCGAATCTCATCCGCCAGGTCAGCCACGACTATCGTGTCCCCGGTACGGACGTCACCTTCCCCAAGGGCATGAACGTGATGATCCCGGTGTACGCCATCCATCACGATCCAGACAACTATCCCGACCCGGAGCGGTATGATCCGGATCGCTTTTCACCGGAAACGACCGAAACTAGGAAACCTTACACCTTTCTTCCGTTCGGAGAAGGACCGAGGATATGCATAGCGGCCCGATTCGGTATGCTGGAGGCACGCATTGGATTGTCCGTACTGTTGATGAACTTTAGCTTTGCTCGATGCTCGAAAACAAATGTCCCGCTGGTAATTTCCTCCCGGCACGCCGTCCTCACGCCCGAGGGAGGCTTATGGTTGAAAGTTGAAAAACTAAAGATGTAG
- the LOC131281021 gene encoding probable cytochrome P450 6a20 has translation MYLPLLILALLLAVLWVRRRFSYWKDLGVPYVQPTFPHGNLREIGKTQHMSHLTRSVYHELKGKTKGLGFAGLYFFINPVTMVIDLELVKNVLVKDFSYFHDRAVYHNGKDDPLSEHLFAMEGTKWRNLRSKLTPTFTSGKMKMMFPTILAVADEFRSCLASTIHDRAGEVEMKELLARFTTDVIGNCAFGLECNSLKDPQAEFRRMGKKVFQHSRLSIIKRFASSQFRDLSRRLGVTNTAKDVATFFLSAVKDTVQFRMKNNVQRNDFMSLLMELMKEGKGTDKLSMEEASAQAFVFFLAGFETSSTAMSFCLYELALAQDLQQKARDCVRAALARHGAMTYEALLEMKYIEMCINESLRKYSPAAILLRIATQNYPVPGTKHTIPKGQTVIIPVHAIHHDPAYYPNPDRYDPERFSEEAKAKRNPYAFLPFGEGPRNCIGLRFGMMQARIGMAMLLHNFRFTLSPSMSYPVKVSTTSTVFSIEGGLFLKMEKI, from the exons ATGTACCTGCCACTTCTTATCTTGGCACTTTTGCTGGCCGTACTGTGGGTCCGCAGGCGGTTCTCCTACTGGAAGGATCTCGGCGTGCCCTACGTTCAACCAACGTTCCCTCATGGAAACCTTCGCGAAATTGGTAAGACGCAGCATATGTCACACTTAACCCGCAGCGTGTACCATGAgctgaagggaaaaacaaaaggccTTGGATTCGCTGGCCTGTACTTCTTCATCAATCCCGTCACGATGGTCATCGATCTGGAGCTGGTGAAGAATGTGTTGGTGAAAGATTTCTCCTACTTCCACGATCGGGCTGTGTACCACAACGGGAAGGACGATCCCCTGTCCGAGCACCTGTTCGCGATGGAGGGTACCAAGTGGCGCAATCTGCGTTCCAAGCTTACGCCCACCTTTACTTCCGgcaagatgaagatgatgttTCCCACGATCCTCGCGGTGGCCGATGAGTTCCGGTCTTGCCTAGCATCCACGATTCACGATCGTGCGGGTGAGGTGGAGATGAAGGAATTACTAGCCAGGTTCACCACGGACGTGATAGGAAACTGTGCGTTTGGCCTGGAGTGTAACAGCTTGAAGGATCCTCAGGCCGAGTTTCGGCGCATGGGCAAAAAAGTATTCCAACACTCACGGCTGAGCATCATAAAACGGTTTGCCTCGAGTCAGTTTAGAGATCTATCCCGCCGGCTGGGAGTAACAAACACGGCCAAAGATGTAGCTACATTTTTCTTGAGCGCCGTGAAGGATACGGTGCAGTTTCGCATGAAGAATAATGTGCAACGAAACGACTTCATGAGTCTGCTGATGGAGCTCATGAAGGAGGGTAAAGGAACGGATAAACTATCCATGGAAGAAGCTTCCGCACAGGCGTTCGTATTCTTCCTGGCCGGGTTTGAAACGTCCTCCACGGCAATGTCGTTCTGTCTTTACGAGCTGGCGCTTGCGCAGGATTTGCAGCAAAAAGCGAGAGACTGTGTCCGAGCGGCTCTGGCGCGTCACGGTGCCATGACCTACGAGGCGTTGCTGGAGATGAAATACATCGAAATGTGCATTAATG AATCTCTAAGGAAGTACTCGCCAGCAGCGATTCTGTTGAGAATCGCCACGCAAAACTACCCAGTGCCCGGCACGAAACACACCATTCCAAAGGGGCAAACTGTGATCATACCGGTGCATGCGATCCACCACGATCCCGCGTACTACCCCAACCCGGACCGGTACGATCCGGAGCGGTTCAGCGAGGAGgcaaaagcgaaacgaaaccCGTACGCCTTCCTGCCGTTCGGCGAAGGACCACGGAACTGTATCGGGCTGCGGTTTGGCATGATGCAGGCTCGAATCGGTATGGCAATGCTGCTGCACAACTTCCGCTTCACGTTGTCCCCTAGCATGTCCTATCCGGTCAAAGTGTCTACAACGAGCACGGTGTTCTCGATCGAGGGTGGCCTGTTTCTGAAGATGGAAAAGATATAA